The Candidatus Binatia bacterium region GGTTCTCGTACGATCGCAGCGAATCGTACAAAGTGCCGATCAAGGCGCACCACGTGAAGTCGGTAACCGTCGGCGGCGCGGACTACGCGCTCAGCGCCGGCGCGATCGACGTTCCCGTCGTCGAGCACTGCGAGCGCGACGAGGAGAAGGAGCTATGGCTCGACGGGCTGAGCAGCCAGCCGATCAACGCGCAACCGTATCTCAAGGCGCACTCGATCGCCGTCAACCTCGACGAGTTCGCTCCCGAGGGCGCGAAGATCGTCGCGCCGACGGTCCGCGCGTCGGCGGTCATTCGGACGCTGCTCGGAGATGACTTGCGTCCCACCGACGCGGACGAGGTCAAAGAAGAGCAGGTGACCGTTAACTGTATCGATCTGCACCTGCGGCCGACGTATAATTTCAAGTGCACGTGGACGGCAAAGAACAAGTCTACCGACGTCGCCGTGGATGCGATCACCGGCGAGATTCAGCAGCAGCCGAGCGCGACGATGGCGCTCGCCGCGAAGCTCCTCAAACCCGAGACGCTCTTCGACATCGGAGCGGAGACGCTCAACCTCGTCGTACCCGGCGGCGCTATCCCGTTGAAAGTCGTCAAGGCGCTCGCCGAAAAGCACAAAGCGTAAAGGCAGAGAGAACCACACTCATGGAACGGCGTAAACTCGGGACGCAAGGCCTGACCGTCTCGGCGATGGGCTTGGGCTGCATGGGGATGTCGTATGCCTACGGCACGCCGAACGAGGCGGAGGCGATCGCGACGATCCATCGCGCCCTCGATCTCGGGATCGACTTCTTCGATACGGCCGAAATCTACGGGCCGTATACGAACGAGCAACTCGTCGGCAAGGCGCTGCGCGGCCGCCGCGAGGGCGTCGTCATCGCGACGAAGTTTGGCTTTCGGATCGGCGACGGAGTCGTCGGCGTCAACGGAACGCCCGAGAACGTCAAGCGGGTCGCCGACGAGTCGCTTGCGCGGCTCGGCATCGAGACGATCGACCTCTACTACCAGCACCGGCGCGATCGGTCGGTGCCGATCGAAGAGACGGTCGGGGCGATGAAGGAGCTCATCGACGAAGGCAAGGTGCGCTATCTCGGCCTCTCCGAGGTCTCGGCAGCGACGTTGCGGCGCGCCAACGCCGTCCATCCGATCTCCGCGCTGCAGAGCGAGTACTCGCTCTGGGAGCGCGGCGTTGAAAAAGAGGCTCTGCCGGCGGCGCGCGCGTTGGGAATCGGATTCGTTCCGTACAGCCCGCTCGGCCGTGGCTTTCTCACGGGCCGCATCAACGTGGACGAACTCGAGGAGAACGACGGCCGCCGCAAGCACCCGCGCTTCTCGAAGGATAACGCGCGCGCCAACCAGCGCATCGTCGATGCGGTGCGCGCTGTCGCGGTCGAGTGCGCAGCGACGCCGGCGCAGGTCGCACTGGCGTGGGTGCTCTCACGCGGCGACGACGTCGTCCCGATTCCGGGTACGAAGCGCGTGCGCTACCTCGAGGAGAACGTCGCGGCGCTCGACCTGCACTTGACCGAGAAGCAGCGCGCCGCCCTCGAGGATCTGCACCATTACACGACCGGCGAGCGGTACGCGCCGGACAACATGGCGCTCCTCGACGTATACGAGCCGTAGGCCCGGCCTCGGGGCGTGGATCGCCCTGGGCGTCGTCTATCTCGTCTGGGGCTCGACCTATCTCGGCATCCGCGTCGCCGTCGAAACGATTCCACCGTATCTTATGACGGGCGCGCGCTGGCTCGTCGCCGGCGGGCTCCTCTTTGCGTGGCAATCGCTCGCGGGCAAGGAGCGGCCGCGGCTTCCGGCGCGCGAAAGTTGGCTGCAGATCGTCGCGACCGCGATGCTGCTGCTCGTCTTCGGCAACGGGCTGCTCTGCATCGCCGAGTTGCGCGTCGAGTCGGGAACCGCGGCGCTGCTCATCGCTACGACGCCGATCTGGATGCTCCTCATCGAGGCGTTGCTCACGCACACGCCGCCGAAGGCCACGGCGATCGGCGGCATCGTTCTCGGAAGCGTCGGTATCGTGCTGCTCGCCGGCCACGGGGCCGGCGGCGCGAACGTTTTCTACGCCGCGCTTATCGTGCTCTCTTCGATCTCGTGGGCGGCCGGCTCGATCTACGCGCGCGGCAAGGATCACGGGCCGATGACGGCAGCGCTCGAGATGATCGCCGGCGGCGCGCTCTGCATCGTCGCGGGCGTTCTTACCGGCGAGCTTCCGCATCTCCATCTCGCCGCCATCTCGCGCGAGTCGCTCTGGGGCATGCTGTGGCTGATCACGGCGGGCGCGATGATCGGTTACAGCGCCTACGCCT contains the following coding sequences:
- a CDS encoding aldo/keto reductase, which translates into the protein MERRKLGTQGLTVSAMGLGCMGMSYAYGTPNEAEAIATIHRALDLGIDFFDTAEIYGPYTNEQLVGKALRGRREGVVIATKFGFRIGDGVVGVNGTPENVKRVADESLARLGIETIDLYYQHRRDRSVPIEETVGAMKELIDEGKVRYLGLSEVSAATLRRANAVHPISALQSEYSLWERGVEKEALPAARALGIGFVPYSPLGRGFLTGRINVDELEENDGRRKHPRFSKDNARANQRIVDAVRAVAVECAATPAQVALAWVLSRGDDVVPIPGTKRVRYLEENVAALDLHLTEKQRAALEDLHHYTTGERYAPDNMALLDVYEP
- a CDS encoding EamA family transporter produces the protein MGVVYLVWGSTYLGIRVAVETIPPYLMTGARWLVAGGLLFAWQSLAGKERPRLPARESWLQIVATAMLLLVFGNGLLCIAELRVESGTAALLIATTPIWMLLIEALLTHTPPKATAIGGIVLGSVGIVLLAGHGAGGANVFYAALIVLSSISWAAGSIYARGKDHGPMTAALEMIAGGALCIVAGVLTGELPHLHLAAISRESLWGMLWLITAGAMIGYSAYAYVVRTLPVATVATYGYVNPVVAVILGALILHEPITWNVAAGGAAIIASVLLILMRS